The following proteins come from a genomic window of Vallitaleaceae bacterium 9-2:
- the xylB gene encoding xylulokinase: protein MYYLGIDLGTSSVKVLLINKDNEIVGDASREYPVSYPQEKWAEQNPIDWWIQTKEAIKDVVNKYNIPKDGIKSMSFSGQMHGLVALDGKNEVLTPAILWCDNRTEAECEEITEYFGQEKLSEYTGNKALTGFTAPKILWVKKHLPNVFAQIKHIMLPKDYVSFKLTGNYSTDVSDASGMLLLDVKNRTWSQEMLTFLGIEETMLPKLYESYEACGYVQPSILEELGLEGDIVVAAGAGDQAAGAVGTGTVVEGIVSVTLGTSGVVFAAHESYAHDEKNRLHAFCHANGKYHSMGVMLSAASCLKWWVDTVQKGMSFELLLEEAQQLETEDKHLVFLPYLMGERTPYADPNAKGAFVGMTMTTQRGHMTKAVLEGVSYGLKDSMEILKDIKVPIKQVRVIGGGAKSALWKQILADMFDVEIQQINTNQGGALGAAILGAVAAGHFASVLEGCEAMIKVTDTVKPNPDTKSYYDEKYQRFIKLYAALKDWYQLG, encoded by the coding sequence ATGTATTATTTAGGTATTGACCTAGGAACATCCTCAGTAAAAGTACTACTTATTAATAAAGACAATGAAATTGTCGGTGATGCTTCACGTGAGTACCCCGTATCTTATCCTCAAGAAAAGTGGGCAGAACAAAATCCTATAGATTGGTGGATTCAGACAAAGGAAGCTATAAAAGATGTTGTCAACAAATATAACATTCCCAAAGATGGCATTAAGTCAATGAGCTTTAGCGGACAGATGCATGGATTGGTGGCATTGGATGGGAAGAATGAAGTTTTAACGCCGGCAATCTTATGGTGCGATAATCGTACAGAAGCAGAATGTGAAGAGATAACTGAATATTTTGGACAAGAAAAATTGAGTGAATATACAGGGAACAAAGCGCTAACAGGATTTACGGCACCAAAGATTCTTTGGGTCAAAAAGCATCTTCCCAATGTTTTTGCTCAGATTAAGCATATTATGCTGCCAAAGGACTATGTCAGCTTTAAATTAACAGGGAACTACTCAACAGATGTATCTGATGCTTCAGGCATGCTCCTTCTCGATGTTAAGAATAGAACATGGTCACAAGAAATGCTTACATTTCTTGGCATTGAAGAGACGATGCTTCCTAAGCTCTATGAGTCTTATGAAGCATGTGGATATGTTCAGCCATCAATATTAGAAGAGCTTGGACTAGAAGGTGATATAGTAGTTGCAGCCGGTGCAGGTGACCAAGCAGCTGGTGCAGTGGGTACAGGAACAGTTGTTGAAGGTATTGTGTCGGTAACACTGGGAACATCAGGCGTTGTTTTTGCTGCGCATGAATCGTATGCCCATGATGAAAAGAACCGATTGCATGCATTTTGTCATGCAAATGGAAAATATCATTCAATGGGAGTAATGCTGTCTGCGGCTTCATGTTTGAAGTGGTGGGTTGATACAGTTCAAAAAGGTATGAGCTTTGAGCTATTGCTAGAAGAAGCACAACAACTTGAGACAGAAGATAAACACCTTGTTTTCTTGCCTTATCTCATGGGAGAACGCACACCTTATGCAGATCCAAATGCTAAAGGGGCCTTCGTTGGCATGACTATGACGACACAACGAGGACATATGACAAAAGCTGTTCTTGAAGGTGTATCCTATGGATTAAAAGACTCTATGGAGATTCTAAAAGATATCAAAGTGCCTATTAAACAAGTACGTGTGATTGGTGGAGGTGCCAAGAGTGCTCTATGGAAGCAAATACTTGCCGATATGTTTGATGTTGAAATTCAACAAATCAATACAAATCAAGGGGGAGCATTGGGGGCGGCGATTTTAGGTGCAGTAGCTGCCGGACATTTTGCATCGGTTTTGGAAGGATGCGAAGCTATGATTAAGGTAACAGATACGGTAAAGCCAAATCCGGATACAAAAAGCTATTATGATGAGAAATATCAGCGATTTATAAAACTATATGCAGCGCTTAAAGACTGGTATCAATTAGGCTAA
- a CDS encoding extracellular solute-binding protein, translating to MRHYILLGLLLLGLISFSSCTIEENALDEATPVEEIEAPTLRIWSYSDEFLTELATFEEKNECIIEYELIDANGFARMVDTRIEEGEKPDIIISDYASMMSETLKDHIRPLNTFSEEYNIAEKLNPQMLEQSYDTSKQMRGLSYHMTPIVIFYRRSLAKQVLGTDDPEDVRPHFKSMESIYDLGMMLKDHDIGVVPDPYALRHFMPLETVKTDEGVVNLEQWRTYLTTLNAIKRNKLTPFYVEWSKEWFAGMQEDVFSYVLPSWALSQILFMSAPQTSGDWGMVQGPYSKQWGGTWLSVTYSGEQQALADRFLEYILLDQEHQETWLSKSYQISSNIQVQQKQSYPEGNVFLGGQDYHQTLNQIIEYGLAKEERDTLYEELIIRYVNDEFHTIDEVLMLIEEKAIKEETL from the coding sequence ATGCGACATTACATATTACTTGGTTTATTATTACTTGGCTTGATAAGTTTTTCAAGCTGTACTATTGAAGAAAATGCTTTGGATGAAGCAACGCCAGTTGAGGAAATAGAAGCGCCAACACTTAGGATATGGAGCTATTCAGATGAGTTCTTAACGGAGTTAGCTACATTTGAAGAAAAAAATGAATGCATTATTGAATATGAATTGATTGATGCAAATGGGTTTGCGCGAATGGTTGACACACGAATAGAAGAGGGTGAAAAACCAGATATTATTATTTCAGACTATGCATCAATGATGAGCGAAACATTAAAGGACCACATACGTCCTTTAAATACATTTTCAGAAGAATATAACATTGCAGAAAAGCTTAATCCACAGATGCTTGAACAAAGCTATGATACATCAAAACAGATGCGCGGCCTCTCATACCATATGACACCGATTGTAATCTTTTATAGGCGAAGTCTAGCTAAGCAAGTGTTGGGGACAGATGATCCCGAAGATGTCAGACCACATTTTAAGTCGATGGAGTCGATTTATGATTTGGGAATGATGCTTAAAGATCATGATATTGGCGTTGTTCCAGATCCTTATGCTCTACGCCATTTTATGCCGTTAGAGACAGTAAAGACAGATGAAGGTGTAGTGAATTTGGAACAGTGGAGAACGTATCTTACAACGCTTAACGCAATCAAAAGAAATAAGCTTACGCCATTTTATGTCGAATGGTCAAAAGAGTGGTTTGCGGGAATGCAAGAGGATGTGTTTAGTTATGTATTACCCAGCTGGGCGTTGTCTCAGATTTTGTTTATGTCAGCGCCACAGACCTCGGGAGATTGGGGAATGGTTCAAGGACCCTACTCAAAACAATGGGGAGGAACTTGGCTATCAGTTACTTATAGTGGAGAACAACAAGCGTTGGCAGATCGATTTCTTGAATATATACTTCTTGATCAAGAGCATCAAGAAACATGGCTTTCTAAGAGCTACCAGATATCTAGCAACATACAAGTACAACAAAAGCAGAGTTATCCAGAAGGAAATGTCTTTTTAGGCGGACAAGATTACCATCAAACCCTCAATCAAATCATTGAATATGGGCTGGCAAAAGAGGAACGTGACACATTATACGAAGAGCTTATAATCCGCTATGTCAATGATGAATTTCATACGATTGATGAAGTGTTAATGTTGATTGAAGAAAAAGCAATAAAGGAGGAGACATTATGA
- a CDS encoding YegS/Rv2252/BmrU family lipid kinase, with protein MKYIQLVYNPMSGSRTFKTRLDTLIEIVEKKGYELRIWRTRSAEDFTTFFDEGNFEGCAAILIAGGDGTVNRAVNAIMNNKINVPIGVIPAGTANDFAQHLGIPANFNDAFDVIAQMKTRKLDIGVVNGQYFVNVCGGGLLTSIAHTIEPEFKNTLGKLAYYIKGVQQIPKFKSQKVRITTAEQIYEEEFYLFIVLNGSSAGGFNRLGEYASMRDGKLDFVGFKACSMNEIPLIFAKMMRGEHLEDKNILFFQSRKIHIECLEDKGFPADVDGELGPAYPLDIKVIPEGMEFIVKTGS; from the coding sequence ATGAAATACATACAGTTAGTTTATAATCCGATGTCAGGAAGTCGTACATTTAAGACACGGCTGGATACACTTATAGAAATTGTAGAAAAAAAAGGGTATGAGCTACGCATATGGAGAACACGCTCGGCAGAAGACTTTACAACTTTTTTTGATGAAGGTAATTTTGAAGGTTGTGCTGCGATTTTAATTGCCGGAGGAGATGGTACAGTTAATCGGGCAGTCAATGCCATTATGAATAATAAAATCAATGTACCCATCGGTGTGATACCGGCAGGTACGGCCAATGACTTTGCACAGCATTTAGGAATTCCGGCAAATTTTAATGATGCTTTTGATGTCATTGCCCAGATGAAAACACGAAAATTAGACATAGGTGTTGTGAATGGACAATATTTTGTGAATGTTTGTGGAGGGGGATTGCTGACAAGTATAGCCCATACCATAGAACCGGAATTTAAGAATACACTAGGTAAATTAGCTTATTATATTAAAGGGGTTCAGCAAATTCCTAAATTCAAAAGTCAAAAAGTGCGTATTACAACCGCTGAACAAATTTATGAAGAAGAATTCTATCTTTTTATAGTCCTTAACGGCTCAAGTGCAGGAGGGTTTAACCGTTTAGGTGAATATGCATCTATGCGCGATGGCAAATTGGATTTTGTTGGATTTAAAGCGTGCAGTATGAATGAAATTCCCCTTATTTTTGCAAAAATGATGCGAGGAGAACATTTGGAAGACAAGAACATTTTGTTTTTCCAAAGCCGTAAGATTCACATTGAATGTTTAGAAGATAAAGGCTTTCCGGCAGATGTGGATGGAGAGTTAGGTCCGGCATATCCTTTGGATATTAAGGTTATACCGGAAGGCATGGAATTTATTGTGAAAACTGGTTCTTAA
- a CDS encoding helix-turn-helix domain-containing protein, giving the protein MNIAQVIGNKFNWKNTSQHRMLNSTPHEGILASGYVRKNQNSGSHIQLTTNEYHGVLVIEGHGYYEDSNGKIPVKAGDFIQRFPGNTHSTVPEDDRWSELYIVIGKKLFQNLVDLGVLGKGSPVIHPGIDFETIQSFLSFHEQLGYSDRLELPLVIPKIINYLARLTYLDRVSQRSSDEKNILSVATAYIHENIGNRISIEDVALEVNMGYEKFRKLFTKHYNLSPGTYIIQHRIYLAQRLLSNSELSIKEISIKLGYVDTYTFSKQFKKITGRTPSDFKNQFSQ; this is encoded by the coding sequence ATGAACATTGCACAAGTTATTGGTAATAAATTCAACTGGAAAAATACTTCACAGCATCGCATGCTAAATTCAACGCCACATGAAGGTATTCTTGCCTCAGGATATGTTCGAAAAAATCAAAACTCCGGCTCACATATTCAGTTAACCACCAATGAATATCACGGTGTTCTTGTAATTGAGGGACATGGGTATTATGAAGACAGCAACGGAAAAATTCCTGTCAAAGCCGGTGACTTTATTCAGCGCTTTCCCGGAAATACCCACTCAACGGTTCCTGAAGATGATCGTTGGTCAGAACTATATATCGTTATTGGTAAAAAGCTCTTCCAAAATCTTGTTGACCTTGGCGTTCTTGGTAAAGGTTCTCCTGTCATTCACCCTGGAATTGACTTTGAAACCATTCAGTCCTTCTTATCCTTCCATGAACAGCTCGGCTATTCTGATCGCCTTGAATTGCCTTTAGTCATTCCCAAAATCATCAATTACCTTGCACGTTTGACTTATCTTGATCGCGTAAGTCAACGTTCCTCTGACGAAAAAAATATTTTATCTGTTGCCACGGCTTATATTCACGAAAATATCGGAAATCGTATTTCCATTGAAGATGTTGCTCTTGAAGTAAATATGGGGTACGAAAAATTCAGAAAACTTTTTACAAAGCACTATAACCTTTCTCCTGGAACGTATATAATCCAACATCGTATTTACCTTGCTCAACGCTTACTATCGAATTCTGAGTTAAGTATTAAAGAGATTTCAATAAAATTAGGCTATGTTGATACCTATACTTTTTCAAAACAATTCAAAAAAATCACCGGGCGTACGCCCAGTGATTTTAAGAACCAGTTTTCACAATAA
- a CDS encoding MFS transporter, giving the protein MRKAMTTQERSRRYFILEGITGIGQFSLTTGNFLAGFISFLGGSETLNGRIGVIHVAMGIFQIFSTLILSHGHRSRKEKVISIAIILRIFMSATYFVPYILMRLGASPTIMMAGFISCFVLAYICNGLISPIISSWMIDLSPLQIRGKYLAYREKLSLGIVAVCTIVLGRVLDYNKMLGQEFVGFLFLGAVLVIMGVLNIYALIHIEDVPTDETKKENAFLKRLCAPILDPVFSKIILMYIFWNLGLFVGAPFMAVYMVDVLNLSYTYMMTMTVVTILVRVAFTSWWGNLADKKSWFLSGSISVMLLGLTHFSWGFITPDNYKILIPLVHVTVGFAWAGAGISLFNMQFLFAKQKIRTMSVSVNSAIGGLVSIVAVFLGSYIVECVGENGMRWTFFLSGLIILLCPIYIHKVLKRLHMHIIQD; this is encoded by the coding sequence ATGAGAAAAGCAATGACAACACAAGAACGCAGTCGGCGTTATTTTATTTTGGAAGGAATTACAGGGATTGGTCAATTTTCATTGACGACCGGTAATTTTTTGGCAGGGTTTATTAGCTTTTTAGGAGGCAGTGAGACATTAAATGGTCGGATAGGCGTTATACATGTCGCTATGGGGATTTTTCAAATTTTTTCGACATTAATTTTATCTCATGGGCATCGTAGCCGTAAAGAAAAAGTTATCAGTATTGCCATTATCTTGCGGATATTTATGTCAGCGACATATTTTGTCCCCTATATTTTAATGCGCTTAGGGGCTTCGCCAACGATAATGATGGCTGGTTTTATAAGTTGCTTTGTGTTGGCTTATATTTGTAATGGACTTATCAGTCCAATCATCTCTAGTTGGATGATTGATTTATCGCCACTTCAAATTCGTGGGAAATATTTAGCGTATCGTGAAAAATTGTCGTTGGGAATTGTCGCCGTATGCACCATTGTTCTTGGACGTGTTCTTGACTATAACAAAATGTTGGGACAAGAGTTTGTAGGTTTTTTGTTTTTAGGTGCAGTTCTTGTCATTATGGGCGTGTTAAATATTTATGCGCTTATTCATATTGAAGATGTACCAACGGATGAGACTAAAAAAGAAAATGCTTTTTTAAAGCGTCTTTGTGCTCCGATACTAGATCCGGTTTTTAGTAAAATTATTCTTATGTATATTTTTTGGAACCTGGGGCTCTTTGTTGGTGCGCCTTTTATGGCGGTATATATGGTAGATGTACTTAATCTTAGCTATACATATATGATGACAATGACGGTTGTGACTATTTTGGTGCGTGTCGCCTTTACATCATGGTGGGGAAATCTTGCGGATAAAAAATCATGGTTTTTATCAGGAAGCATCTCCGTGATGCTTTTAGGATTAACACATTTTTCTTGGGGATTTATCACACCCGATAATTATAAGATACTGATACCCTTAGTTCATGTTACAGTAGGATTTGCATGGGCTGGTGCAGGGATATCGTTATTTAATATGCAGTTTTTATTTGCAAAACAAAAAATACGTACAATGTCTGTAAGTGTCAATTCAGCTATTGGAGGCTTAGTTAGCATTGTCGCTGTATTTTTAGGAAGTTATATTGTGGAATGTGTAGGGGAAAATGGCATGCGTTGGACGTTCTTTTTATCCGGTTTGATTATTTTACTTTGTCCAATTTATATTCACAAAGTGTTAAAACGGTTACACATGCACATTATCCAAGATTAA
- a CDS encoding VTT domain-containing protein — protein sequence MEKIYKRGLFYILRYLILIGMVLGFLYLNRGNRIFSIQNLLDYSPSNPFFAMIFFLTLYLIKPILFVIPVPILQIVVGMVFPPLLALGINLIGLVIACTVAYGIGSILGKNRVEALLDRFKKGEELLKNRQQNEGFFVFIIRSIGLVSMDITGMFFGSVQTPFIKYIISSTLGLIPSMFIATFIGLTADDPSSPSFILSLVVKVILVIVSLKYYKYKYKNTSNA from the coding sequence ATGGAAAAAATTTATAAGCGTGGTTTATTCTATATATTAAGATATTTAATTCTAATCGGTATGGTTCTTGGCTTTTTATACCTCAATCGAGGCAATCGCATTTTTTCCATTCAAAACCTTCTTGATTATAGTCCAAGCAACCCTTTCTTTGCAATGATTTTTTTCTTGACGTTGTATTTAATCAAACCCATCCTATTTGTTATCCCAGTGCCTATACTGCAAATTGTTGTCGGCATGGTTTTTCCACCGCTACTCGCATTGGGAATTAATCTTATCGGATTAGTTATTGCATGTACTGTCGCTTATGGTATCGGATCTATTCTTGGAAAAAATCGGGTCGAAGCCCTACTAGATAGATTTAAGAAGGGAGAAGAATTGCTAAAAAACAGACAACAAAACGAGGGGTTTTTTGTCTTTATAATACGTTCCATCGGACTTGTATCGATGGATATTACCGGAATGTTTTTCGGGTCAGTTCAAACCCCATTCATCAAATATATTATTAGTTCAACGCTTGGCCTTATACCTTCCATGTTTATTGCCACCTTTATTGGACTAACTGCCGACGACCCCTCATCGCCAAGTTTTATACTTTCTCTGGTCGTAAAAGTCATTCTTGTTATTGTCTCTTTAAAATATTATAAGTATAAATATAAAAACACATCAAATGCTTAA
- a CDS encoding histidine kinase, which translates to MKSLKRVVIQIFVSILGIFILSVIVNTSVDAHILKKNQRMIHNYDMITQTVVLYDASKNAFRLYNRNRASEFYQEYQQTYTVLMEAIEGLSQEFEKDIQVKMHYRIIRQMLKERHQLIEAYSTYETVGQSLSQDLEFVQIMSDRISTQLNYLLASYLSYINQGNHEQTHWYATYKRTFNLIMLIMISGIIIGGLVTITKVKEKLHQTKQAMTDIGERRFSTPDITLTQYDDINVYINTANTMKHEIIAGIEQIEAFAEQKIIHEKQGRLLAESQFKALQLQINPHFLFNTLSLVIRHIQLNEKEVSIQLVKETSRILRNSLGKLDQLITLDEEIELLEAYIYIQRLHLQNRVDIVLDIRKSYGGSQIMVPSLVIQPLVENAVLHGMKETSEQGLIEIKILEKATHIDVVVSDNGVGMCEQQVQQLFNVHQEEHIGMTNVLKRLQLIYDHKNSDLINIWSEPGEGTTITMKLYKEVEL; encoded by the coding sequence ATGAAGTCGTTAAAACGCGTTGTCATACAGATTTTTGTGTCTATCTTAGGAATTTTCATCTTATCCGTTATCGTTAATACCAGTGTAGATGCCCATATTTTAAAGAAAAATCAACGAATGATTCATAACTATGATATGATCACACAAACTGTGGTCTTATATGATGCATCCAAAAATGCTTTTCGTCTCTATAATCGTAATCGCGCTTCAGAGTTTTATCAAGAGTATCAACAAACCTATACGGTGTTAATGGAGGCAATTGAAGGCTTGTCCCAGGAGTTTGAAAAAGACATTCAGGTTAAGATGCATTATCGAATTATTCGCCAAATGCTTAAGGAGCGCCACCAATTGATTGAAGCTTACAGTACATATGAAACCGTCGGGCAATCCCTCTCGCAAGATCTTGAGTTTGTACAGATTATGAGTGACCGTATATCTACACAATTAAATTATCTATTGGCATCCTATTTGAGTTATATCAATCAAGGCAATCATGAACAAACCCATTGGTATGCAACATACAAGAGAACATTCAATCTTATCATGCTGATTATGATTAGTGGGATTATTATTGGAGGGTTAGTTACAATTACAAAGGTGAAGGAAAAACTCCACCAAACCAAGCAGGCGATGACAGATATCGGAGAACGTCGATTTTCGACGCCGGATATTACGCTGACACAGTATGACGATATTAACGTCTACATTAATACGGCCAATACGATGAAGCATGAAATTATTGCAGGTATTGAGCAGATCGAAGCGTTCGCAGAACAAAAAATCATCCATGAAAAACAAGGCCGACTTTTAGCAGAAAGTCAATTTAAAGCTTTGCAGCTTCAGATTAATCCACATTTTTTATTTAATACGTTAAGCTTGGTTATTCGTCATATTCAGCTTAATGAAAAAGAGGTTAGCATTCAGCTGGTTAAAGAGACTTCACGTATTCTTCGTAACAGCCTAGGTAAGCTTGACCAGTTAATAACCTTGGATGAAGAAATTGAATTACTTGAAGCGTATATATATATTCAACGCCTACATTTGCAAAATCGTGTCGATATTGTTCTTGATATCCGCAAATCGTATGGAGGATCCCAAATTATGGTTCCCTCCCTTGTAATCCAGCCCCTTGTTGAAAATGCAGTCTTGCATGGCATGAAGGAAACGAGTGAACAAGGATTGATTGAAATCAAAATCTTAGAAAAAGCAACCCATATTGATGTAGTTGTTTCTGATAATGGGGTGGGAATGTGTGAACAGCAGGTTCAGCAGCTTTTTAATGTTCACCAAGAAGAACATATTGGTATGACAAATGTGCTAAAGCGCTTGCAATTAATCTATGATCATAAGAATAGTGACCTAATAAATATTTGGAGTGAGCCCGGGGAAGGGACGACCATTACAATGAAGTTATATAAGGAGGTAGAACTGTGA
- a CDS encoding response regulator — MIKVLIADDKKIERNYLKQFLEQKYSKDVTVVAAVQDGREVIDFMSHSRVDLLLLDIQMPKIDGLEVAQQVRISHPDVEVILITAYAEFSYAKQAIKIGVTDYLLKPYMDEELQEIMDNSLIKISKNTPELYNGGVSHGYVDAPYFELKMAMNKILLDKHKHELGKEVFANQPFNHSDYKVVVFFSENLSNISMDMLQIVLGIFRKRNLYVLGYVDGKEIIIYLFGNKKIDFVEMDTSIKKAVKFLNDEKVGEVFCGVSGFYCALETMHPAYAEATSFITEFSPLTIQKAFINNMTEREKGYAKLHQLLQAIIMKNHEEMQKIYRYLIHQIMDDKGLSLAYMGYYLIASVYDVLNCQGEKNKEIHTFMRSAQQNYNAITAMEELVYDLVQSLSQRVGDVSVYNNVTLTAKAKDYIQAHYHEKITLQEVADRLDVSYGHLSKCFSQVETIPFNRYLLETRIKQAKKLMTRGEKTISEIAYAIGIDDPNYFSKCFKRVTNMAPKEYMTMQMVENSPTSSKS; from the coding sequence GTGATTAAAGTATTGATTGCAGATGATAAAAAAATAGAACGCAATTACTTGAAGCAATTTTTAGAACAAAAGTATTCCAAGGATGTCACTGTTGTAGCAGCGGTCCAAGATGGACGTGAAGTTATAGATTTTATGTCTCATAGCCGAGTAGATTTGCTTTTACTGGATATTCAGATGCCTAAAATTGATGGATTAGAAGTTGCCCAGCAAGTACGTATCAGTCATCCGGATGTCGAAGTAATCCTTATTACCGCTTATGCGGAATTTTCTTATGCCAAACAGGCCATCAAAATCGGAGTAACAGATTATTTGTTAAAACCATATATGGATGAAGAACTTCAAGAAATTATGGATAACAGTTTAATAAAAATCAGCAAAAACACACCTGAATTATATAACGGTGGAGTAAGCCATGGATATGTGGATGCCCCTTATTTTGAACTAAAGATGGCAATGAATAAAATTTTACTTGATAAGCATAAACATGAATTAGGCAAAGAAGTATTTGCTAATCAACCTTTTAATCATAGTGATTATAAAGTTGTGGTATTTTTTAGTGAAAACTTGTCAAATATATCTATGGATATGCTGCAAATCGTCTTAGGAATTTTTAGAAAACGGAATCTATACGTTCTTGGCTATGTTGATGGCAAAGAGATTATTATCTACTTATTCGGAAATAAAAAAATTGATTTTGTTGAAATGGATACAAGTATAAAAAAAGCGGTAAAATTTTTAAATGATGAAAAAGTGGGAGAAGTTTTTTGTGGTGTAAGTGGGTTTTACTGTGCACTAGAAACAATGCATCCTGCTTATGCAGAGGCAACCTCGTTTATTACAGAATTTAGTCCGTTAACAATCCAAAAGGCCTTTATCAACAATATGACAGAGCGTGAAAAGGGTTATGCTAAGCTGCATCAGCTTTTGCAGGCGATTATTATGAAAAATCATGAAGAGATGCAAAAAATATATAGGTACTTGATTCATCAGATTATGGATGATAAAGGCCTAAGCTTGGCGTACATGGGATATTATTTAATAGCAAGCGTTTATGATGTCTTAAATTGCCAAGGTGAAAAAAACAAAGAAATACATACGTTTATGCGAAGTGCGCAGCAAAATTATAATGCAATCACGGCAATGGAAGAACTGGTATATGACTTGGTTCAATCCCTTAGCCAACGAGTAGGGGACGTAAGTGTCTATAACAATGTTACATTAACTGCTAAAGCTAAGGATTACATACAAGCCCATTATCATGAAAAAATCACATTACAGGAAGTGGCTGATCGGCTTGATGTAAGTTACGGGCATTTAAGCAAGTGTTTTAGTCAGGTAGAGACCATTCCCTTTAATCGATATCTTCTTGAAACACGTATTAAGCAAGCTAAAAAATTGATGACTCGTGGGGAGAAGACCATCAGTGAAATCGCTTATGCGATTGGTATTGATGATCCTAACTATTTTAGCAAGTGCTTTAAGCGTGTCACTAATATGGCACCCAAAGAGTATATGACAATGCAAATGGTAGAAAATTCTCCTACGTCTTCAAAGTCATGA
- a CDS encoding TRAP transporter substrate-binding protein, translating to MKMKKMMAIILTLVMMIGLLAGCQQETNNEVTETETTENDGQTTTEEKNDAEETAVEPELVLRYGDVNPLGHVLLDSADYFAQQVNEMSEGRIKIELYPSGQLGDDNEVYQALQMGAVDLYRGNASSLTDFGNMQVSALALPYIFRDREHFWAVCGGEVGQKILDNVQETGSRMVGLFYMDEGARNFFTTEAPITTIEDIQGLKVRVQNSALMLDTISALGANPTPIDYAELYTSLQTGVVDGAENPPASYYSNKFYEVAPYYVLDGHTFSPSVILMSEITWNNLSEEDQAILVEAGKLTEIYNREAIEAADQAAYENLEAQGVQITTLEDPEKWSQAMDVVYDTHGSEFLDLIEEVRNVK from the coding sequence ATGAAAATGAAGAAAATGATGGCTATTATCTTAACACTTGTGATGATGATAGGTCTATTGGCAGGATGTCAACAAGAGACAAACAATGAAGTTACAGAGACGGAAACGACAGAAAACGATGGACAAACAACAACAGAAGAAAAAAATGATGCAGAAGAGACAGCAGTAGAACCAGAGCTTGTGTTGCGTTATGGAGATGTTAACCCATTAGGACATGTCCTTTTGGATTCAGCAGATTACTTTGCACAACAAGTTAATGAAATGAGTGAGGGACGTATTAAAATTGAATTATATCCATCCGGTCAGTTAGGGGATGATAATGAAGTATATCAAGCACTTCAAATGGGTGCGGTAGACTTATATCGAGGAAATGCTTCATCATTAACAGATTTTGGAAATATGCAAGTGAGTGCATTGGCATTACCTTATATCTTTAGAGATCGTGAACATTTTTGGGCTGTATGCGGCGGTGAAGTCGGACAAAAGATTCTTGATAATGTTCAAGAAACAGGTTCAAGAATGGTTGGCCTTTTCTACATGGATGAAGGTGCGAGAAACTTCTTTACAACAGAAGCACCAATCACAACGATTGAAGACATTCAAGGGTTAAAAGTGCGTGTGCAAAACTCAGCCTTGATGTTAGATACAATTTCAGCACTAGGAGCAAACCCAACGCCAATTGATTATGCAGAGCTTTATACATCTCTTCAAACAGGTGTTGTTGATGGCGCTGAAAATCCACCGGCAAGTTATTATTCAAATAAATTCTATGAAGTTGCACCTTATTATGTCTTAGATGGACATACATTTTCACCTTCTGTGATTCTTATGAGTGAAATCACATGGAACAATCTAAGTGAAGAAGATCAAGCTATTTTAGTTGAAGCCGGAAAACTTACAGAGATCTATAACCGAGAAGCTATTGAAGCGGCTGACCAAGCAGCTTATGAAAACTTAGAAGCACAAGGCGTTCAAATTACAACATTAGAAGATCCTGAAAAATGGTCTCAAGCTATGGATGTTGTTTATGATACACATGGAAGCGAATTCTTAGATTTAATCGAAGAAGTTAGAAATGTAAAGTAA